One Nocardia iowensis DNA window includes the following coding sequences:
- a CDS encoding SRPBCC family protein — protein MAEFEVVRQAVISAEPSRIHGLIDDLHEWTKWSPWEDIDPQLQRTYSGPDSGVGAEYAWHGDRKVGSGNMAIVTSADREIGIRLTFEKPWKATNQVLFELNPTESGATQVVWRMTGEQRGLMRVLSKVIPMDRMVGKDFEKGLARLKAVAEAGAA, from the coding sequence ATGGCTGAGTTCGAAGTGGTCCGGCAGGCCGTGATCTCGGCCGAGCCGTCGCGGATTCACGGGTTGATCGACGACTTGCACGAGTGGACCAAGTGGTCACCGTGGGAGGACATCGATCCACAGTTGCAGCGCACCTACTCGGGGCCGGACTCCGGGGTCGGCGCCGAGTACGCCTGGCACGGCGACCGGAAGGTCGGCAGCGGAAACATGGCGATCGTCACGAGCGCCGACCGCGAGATCGGCATCCGGCTGACCTTCGAGAAGCCGTGGAAGGCCACCAACCAGGTCCTGTTCGAGCTGAATCCGACCGAGTCCGGCGCCACCCAGGTGGTCTGGCGGATGACCGGCGAGCAGCGGGGATTGATGCGCGTGCTCTCGAAGGTGATCCCGATGGATCGGATGGTCGGCAAGGACTTCGAGAAAGGGCTGGCCCGGCTGAAGGCCGTCGCCGAGGCGGGCGCGGCCTGA
- a CDS encoding 1,4-dihydroxy-2-naphthoate polyprenyltransferase produces MATAAQWIEGARPRTLPNAIAPVLAGTGAAASLDGAVWWKAVLALLVSLALIVGVNFANDYSDGIRGTDDVRVGPVRLVGQQLASPAAVKNAAIASLVLAAIIGLILAATTAWWLLLVGAACLAGAWFYTGGSKPYGYSGFGEIAVFVFFGLVGVLGTQFVQAERIDWVGALLAVSVGAFSSAVLVANNLRDIPTDTQSGKVTLAVKLGDPRTRTLHLALLAVPFLATLALIARTPWALVGLLAIPLAVRANAPVRSGKGGLELIPALRDSGLALLVWSALTALAVGFA; encoded by the coding sequence ATGGCTACTGCAGCGCAATGGATCGAGGGCGCGCGTCCACGCACCCTGCCGAACGCAATCGCCCCCGTGCTGGCCGGAACCGGCGCCGCCGCCTCGCTCGACGGCGCGGTGTGGTGGAAAGCCGTTCTCGCGCTCCTGGTTTCGCTGGCCTTGATCGTCGGCGTCAACTTCGCCAACGACTACTCCGACGGCATCCGCGGCACCGACGACGTGCGGGTCGGCCCGGTGCGGCTGGTCGGGCAGCAGCTGGCCTCGCCCGCCGCCGTGAAGAATGCCGCCATCGCCAGCCTCGTCCTCGCCGCGATCATCGGGCTGATCCTGGCCGCGACCACGGCCTGGTGGCTGCTGCTCGTCGGCGCGGCCTGCCTGGCCGGGGCCTGGTTCTACACCGGCGGCAGCAAGCCTTACGGCTACAGCGGATTCGGTGAGATCGCGGTCTTCGTGTTCTTCGGCTTGGTCGGCGTGCTCGGCACCCAGTTCGTCCAGGCCGAGCGGATCGACTGGGTCGGTGCGCTGCTCGCGGTCTCGGTCGGCGCGTTCTCCAGCGCGGTGCTCGTCGCGAACAACCTGCGCGATATCCCGACCGATACCCAGTCCGGAAAGGTCACCCTCGCAGTCAAACTCGGCGATCCGCGCACCCGCACCCTGCATCTGGCGCTGCTCGCCGTGCCGTTCCTCGCCACGCTGGCCCTGATCGCCCGCACCCCATGGGCGCTGGTCGGCCTGCTCGCGATCCCGCTGGCCGTGCGCGCGAACGCGCCGGTCCGCTCCGGCAAGGGCGGCCTGGAACTTATTCCCGCCCTGCGCGACTCCGGCCTCGCCCTGCTGGTCTGGTCGGCCCTGACCGCGCTGGCCGTCGGGTTCGCTTAG
- a CDS encoding phage holin family protein, with protein MQLLIRLIINAVAIWLAAAWVDKIDIISPAENGNGGKILVLLAVAVVFTVVNALVKPIVKLLSLPLVIVTLGLFLLVINALMLWLTAKITETTDYGLRVDGFWAAVIGGLIVSIVNWIFGILVPDND; from the coding sequence ATGCAGCTTCTGATTCGGTTGATCATCAACGCCGTGGCCATCTGGCTGGCCGCCGCCTGGGTCGACAAGATCGACATCATCAGTCCGGCGGAGAACGGCAACGGCGGCAAGATTCTCGTCCTGCTCGCCGTCGCCGTGGTGTTCACCGTGGTGAACGCGCTGGTCAAACCGATCGTCAAGCTGCTGTCGCTGCCGCTGGTGATCGTCACGCTCGGCCTGTTCCTGCTGGTGATCAACGCGCTCATGCTGTGGCTGACCGCGAAGATCACCGAGACCACCGACTACGGCCTGCGCGTCGACGGCTTCTGGGCCGCGGTGATCGGCGGCCTGATCGTCTCGATCGTGAACTGGATTTTCGGCATCCTGGTACCTGACAACGACTAA
- a CDS encoding Clp protease N-terminal domain-containing protein, translating to MFERFTRSARTAVVMAQEDARELRSPNIEVEHVLLGLLSQSEPELKALLAEAGITHDGVMSALAARGKFEPLGEEDAAALRSIGIDLDAVRESLEANFGEDALDRAVPPERRGLFGWGSGGNLGHIPFTKEAKKVLELSLREALARKDKAIESAHVLLGILRAPNQTTERLLGGSDSIQDIRSKVLALLDRAA from the coding sequence ATGTTCGAACGGTTCACCAGATCAGCGCGGACGGCCGTCGTGATGGCTCAGGAAGACGCGCGGGAATTGCGGTCGCCCAACATCGAGGTGGAGCATGTGCTGCTCGGCCTGTTGTCGCAGAGCGAGCCGGAACTGAAGGCGCTACTGGCCGAGGCGGGTATCACCCATGACGGGGTGATGAGCGCGCTGGCCGCGCGCGGGAAGTTCGAACCGCTGGGGGAGGAGGACGCCGCGGCGCTGCGTTCGATCGGCATCGATCTCGATGCCGTGCGGGAATCCCTGGAGGCCAACTTCGGCGAGGACGCACTCGACCGCGCGGTACCGCCGGAGCGGCGTGGGCTGTTCGGCTGGGGCAGCGGCGGCAATCTCGGGCATATCCCGTTCACCAAGGAGGCCAAGAAGGTGCTCGAGCTGTCCCTGCGGGAAGCACTCGCCCGCAAGGACAAGGCCATCGAATCCGCGCACGTGCTGCTCGGCATCCTGCGCGCACCCAATCAGACCACCGAGCGCCTGCTCGGCGGCTCGGATTCGATCCAGGACATCCGGTCCAAGGTGCTCGCCCTGCTCGACCGCGCAGCCTGA
- a CDS encoding helix-turn-helix domain-containing protein, producing the protein MTEATTLAAAAGSPDPKVGLRAVLALRRLLERLEAIQVANARAQGWSWQAIAEALEVSKQAAHQKHNRKGGDR; encoded by the coding sequence ATGACTGAAGCAACCACTCTGGCGGCCGCCGCGGGCAGTCCCGACCCCAAGGTCGGGCTGCGCGCGGTGCTCGCACTGCGGCGGCTGCTCGAACGTCTCGAGGCGATCCAGGTGGCCAATGCCCGTGCCCAGGGCTGGTCCTGGCAGGCGATCGCCGAGGCGCTCGAGGTCAGCAAGCAGGCAGCCCACCAGAAGCACAATCGGAAAGGCGGGGACCGCTGA
- a CDS encoding PLP-dependent cysteine synthase family protein has protein sequence MKSCDRSSPRDWVDNAVRLIDADAQRSADTHLLRYPLPAAWNIELYLKDESTHITGSLKHRLARSLFLYAICNGWVTEGTTVVEASSGSTAVSEAYFAKLLGLDFVAVMPASTSPQKIALIEAQGGRCHFVQRPPDMYTEAARLAAECGGHYMDQFTHAERATDWRGNNNIAESIYQQMALESHPVPDWIVVGAGTGGTSATIGRYIRYRRHATRLAVVDPENSAFYGGYETGDAGYETGMSSRIEGIGRPRVEPSFVGEVVDRMLEVPDAGSIAAARYASRVLGRRVGGSTGTNLWGVFAIISEMLAAGRGGSVVTLLCDGGDRYAGTYFDDAWVESQGMSLAEPTAILDKFAATGIWAG, from the coding sequence GTGAAGTCCTGTGATCGCAGCTCGCCACGCGACTGGGTCGACAACGCGGTGCGGCTGATCGACGCCGACGCGCAGCGCAGTGCCGATACCCATCTGCTGCGGTACCCGCTGCCTGCCGCGTGGAATATCGAGCTGTATCTGAAGGACGAATCCACCCATATCACCGGCAGTCTCAAGCACCGGCTGGCCAGATCCCTTTTCCTGTACGCGATTTGCAACGGCTGGGTCACCGAGGGCACCACCGTGGTGGAGGCGTCGTCCGGTTCGACGGCGGTCAGCGAGGCGTATTTCGCGAAACTGCTCGGCCTGGATTTCGTCGCGGTGATGCCAGCGAGCACCTCGCCGCAAAAGATCGCGCTGATCGAAGCACAAGGTGGCCGTTGCCATTTCGTGCAGCGTCCGCCCGACATGTACACCGAGGCGGCCCGGCTGGCCGCCGAATGCGGCGGCCACTACATGGATCAGTTCACCCATGCCGAGCGTGCCACCGACTGGCGCGGCAACAACAACATCGCCGAATCTATTTACCAGCAAATGGCTTTGGAGTCGCACCCGGTGCCGGACTGGATCGTGGTCGGTGCGGGTACCGGCGGCACCAGTGCCACCATCGGCCGCTACATCCGATATCGCAGGCACGCAACGAGATTGGCCGTGGTCGATCCGGAGAATTCGGCCTTCTACGGTGGTTATGAGACCGGTGACGCAGGCTATGAGACCGGAATGTCTTCGCGCATCGAGGGTATCGGCAGGCCGCGGGTGGAGCCCTCGTTCGTCGGCGAAGTGGTCGACCGGATGCTCGAGGTGCCCGACGCGGGCTCGATCGCGGCGGCGCGCTACGCCAGCCGGGTGCTCGGCCGCCGGGTCGGCGGCTCGACCGGCACCAACCTGTGGGGCGTGTTCGCCATCATCTCCGAAATGCTCGCGGCAGGCCGTGGCGGCAGCGTGGTCACTCTGCTGTGTGACGGCGGAGACCGTTATGCCGGAACGTATTTCGACGACGCGTGGGTCGAATCGCAGGGCATGAGCTTGGCCGAACCGACCGCGATCCTGGACAAGTTCGCCGCCACCGGCATCTGGGCTGGCTGA
- a CDS encoding DUF4229 domain-containing protein — MSDATPPDGVPGQQTAGAGRRLARDLALYTLARLALVVVITVLIVLVARLVSVDIPLVVAALFALIIAMPLSLTLFKRLRTRVNEDIAVVDERRRRDKAQLRARLRGETPEDNQGASS, encoded by the coding sequence GTGAGTGACGCAACTCCACCAGATGGTGTTCCAGGACAGCAAACCGCTGGCGCGGGCCGTCGGCTCGCCCGCGATCTGGCGCTGTACACCCTGGCCAGGCTGGCCCTGGTCGTGGTGATCACCGTGCTGATCGTGCTGGTGGCCCGGCTGGTCTCGGTGGATATCCCGTTGGTGGTCGCCGCGCTGTTCGCGCTGATCATCGCGATGCCGCTGTCGCTGACGCTGTTCAAGCGGTTGCGCACGCGGGTCAACGAGGACATCGCGGTGGTCGACGAGCGCCGCCGCCGCGACAAGGCCCAGTTGCGGGCCCGGCTGCGCGGCGAGACGCCGGAGGACAACCAGGGGGCGTCCTCGTGA
- a CDS encoding BldC family transcriptional regulator, producing MSAITVGGQDTLLTPGQVAAMFHVDPKTVTRWAHAGRLGSLRTPGGHRRFRESEVLQLLRSLTTEATAR from the coding sequence ATGAGTGCGATCACCGTCGGCGGCCAGGACACCCTGCTGACACCAGGGCAGGTTGCTGCCATGTTCCACGTCGATCCGAAGACCGTCACCCGCTGGGCTCATGCCGGTCGTCTCGGGTCGTTGCGCACACCGGGCGGGCATCGCCGGTTCCGCGAATCAGAAGTACTTCAGCTGCTCAGGTCTCTCACCACTGAGGCCACCGCACGCTGA
- the lppU gene encoding LppU family putative lipoprotein encodes MPSPRKRAAITLSVFVIGTALATAVVGAVALSLNPPEESTANGQGRADETGSAATTSIPPSVTEEPQLLATTTPPPPSSAVRGAVNKSAAVLPVHVGECVELHGTGEHTVIGKTACGSANSTYRIIEKTQANSQCPSDADHTHNHTGTALCLDIDWIVDGCMELVPHQPKRIDCTVRGVPDAVKVVEIKQATTDVNACTSGDRGIVYHQRQFVVCVARL; translated from the coding sequence GTGCCCAGCCCACGCAAACGTGCAGCAATAACCCTGTCGGTCTTCGTAATCGGAACGGCACTGGCGACGGCCGTGGTCGGCGCGGTCGCCCTGTCGCTGAATCCGCCCGAGGAGTCCACCGCCAACGGACAGGGACGTGCCGACGAGACCGGCAGCGCGGCAACCACGTCGATACCGCCCTCGGTGACCGAGGAACCCCAACTCCTGGCGACGACGACACCGCCGCCGCCCAGCTCCGCCGTTCGCGGCGCCGTCAATAAATCCGCCGCCGTCCTCCCGGTTCATGTGGGCGAGTGTGTGGAACTGCACGGCACCGGCGAGCACACCGTCATCGGGAAAACCGCCTGCGGCAGCGCGAATTCCACCTACCGGATCATCGAGAAAACGCAGGCGAACAGCCAGTGCCCCAGCGACGCCGACCACACCCACAACCACACCGGAACCGCACTCTGCCTGGACATCGATTGGATCGTAGACGGCTGCATGGAACTGGTTCCGCACCAACCGAAGCGCATCGACTGCACCGTCCGCGGTGTTCCCGACGCGGTCAAGGTGGTCGAAATCAAACAAGCCACCACCGACGTCAACGCCTGCACCTCAGGCGACCGCGGAATCGTCTACCACCAACGCCAATTCGTCGTCTGCGTCGCCAGGTTGTGA
- the ccsB gene encoding c-type cytochrome biogenesis protein CcsB yields the protein MPINETIARYSDFSFKTAIVVYALVLVLLIWQYATARSRQVAERELVSVGGPGNDPALPGRVVGPPEKSLSERLGNMAFSVLVVAVVLHIASIVLRGFATHRFPLGNMYEFVTMATAAAVLMGALFLREQRYRSMWVFLLVPVLILLFLAGTILYADAAPVVPALKSFWLPIHVTIVSIGSGVFLFAGVSSLLFLFRLRQPEGQESTNVLGTIARRLPDARTLDRLAYKATIIGFPLFGAGVILGAIWAEAAWGRFWGWDPKETCSFIAWVLYAAYLHARATSGWRDTKAAWINVAGFVAMLFNLFIINMVISGLHSYAGLN from the coding sequence ATGCCGATCAACGAGACCATCGCGCGCTACAGCGATTTCTCGTTCAAGACCGCGATCGTGGTCTACGCGCTGGTGCTGGTGCTGCTGATCTGGCAGTACGCCACCGCGCGCAGCCGTCAGGTCGCCGAGCGTGAACTCGTGTCCGTCGGTGGGCCGGGCAACGATCCCGCGCTGCCCGGTCGCGTCGTCGGTCCGCCGGAGAAGTCGCTGTCCGAGCGCCTCGGCAACATGGCGTTCTCGGTGCTCGTCGTGGCCGTCGTCCTGCACATCGCCTCGATCGTGCTGCGTGGCTTCGCGACGCACCGTTTTCCGCTCGGCAACATGTACGAGTTCGTCACCATGGCGACCGCCGCCGCGGTCCTGATGGGCGCGCTCTTCCTGCGCGAGCAGCGCTACCGGTCGATGTGGGTGTTCCTGCTCGTCCCGGTCCTGATCCTGCTGTTCCTCGCGGGCACCATCCTCTACGCCGACGCGGCCCCCGTGGTTCCGGCCCTGAAGTCGTTCTGGCTCCCGATCCACGTCACCATCGTCAGCATCGGCAGCGGCGTCTTCCTCTTCGCCGGTGTCTCGAGCCTGTTGTTCCTCTTCCGCCTCCGCCAGCCCGAAGGCCAAGAGTCCACCAACGTCCTCGGCACCATCGCCCGCCGCCTGCCCGACGCCCGCACCCTCGACCGCCTCGCCTACAAGGCCACCATCATCGGCTTCCCCCTCTTCGGCGCTGGCGTCATCCTCGGCGCCATTTGGGCCGAAGCCGCCTGGGGCCGCTTCTGGGGCTGGGACCCCAAGGAAACCTGCTCCTTCATCGCCTGGGTCCTCTACGCCGCCTACCTGCACGCCCGCGCCACCTCGGGTTGGCGCGACACCAAGGCGGCCTGGATCAACGTCGCCGGTTTCGTAGCCATGCTGTTCAACCTCTTCATCATCAACATGGTGATCAGCGGCCTGCACAGCTACGCCGGGCTCAACTGA
- the resB gene encoding cytochrome c biogenesis protein ResB gives MTMTDQPVSEPVSPPRQSPLGRLVAFVRNTWRGLTSMRTALVLLFLLALGAIPGALLPQRNLNEQKVAQYIADRPTLGPWMDRFELFDVFASFWFTAIYVLLFISLVGCILPRTVDHYRALRTPPVRAPRNLTRLPHHYSGAAEQTPDDVITQVRNELRGWRTEVRPGTRDGEITLAAEKGYTRELGNLVFHLALVGLLIAIAVGKLFGYEGSVIVIANNGPGFCTTSPAVFDSFKAGNVNDGTGMAPICVRVKDFKADYLSNGQAEMFTSNIEYQSGDDLQSNTWRATQIQVNHPLRVAGDRIYLQGHGFAPKFTVTFPNGQTRTESIQWRPDDAMTFLSSGVLRIDPPGGMYATDEERRKNQIAIEGLFAPTALFHGTLMTSAFPEMNDPAVAVDIYRGDTGLDTGKPQSLFALDPEQVKQGRLSKEARVNLRPGESTSLPNGTKVTFDGAEEFVNLQVSHDPAQQWVLISAVTMMAGLLVSLLVKRRRIWVRVYPDEDRAGTLGKRRTVVEMGGLARTDQAGWGSEFDRLRARLLDARPDSAAAAKTTGE, from the coding sequence ATGACCATGACAGACCAACCGGTGAGCGAACCAGTGTCACCGCCGCGGCAATCGCCGCTCGGCCGCCTCGTGGCGTTCGTCCGCAATACCTGGCGCGGGCTGACCAGCATGCGCACCGCGCTGGTGCTGTTGTTCCTGCTCGCGTTGGGCGCGATTCCCGGCGCGCTGCTGCCGCAGCGAAATCTCAACGAGCAGAAGGTCGCCCAATACATTGCCGACCGGCCGACGCTCGGTCCGTGGATGGACCGGTTCGAGCTGTTCGACGTGTTCGCCAGCTTCTGGTTCACGGCCATCTATGTGCTGCTGTTCATTTCGCTGGTCGGCTGCATTCTGCCGCGCACGGTCGACCACTATCGCGCGTTACGCACCCCGCCCGTGCGGGCGCCGCGCAACCTGACCCGGCTGCCGCACCACTACTCCGGCGCCGCCGAGCAGACGCCGGATGATGTCATCACACAGGTGCGTAACGAGTTGCGCGGCTGGCGAACCGAGGTCAGACCCGGCACTCGCGACGGTGAAATCACCCTCGCCGCGGAGAAGGGCTACACCCGCGAACTCGGCAACCTCGTCTTCCACCTCGCCCTGGTCGGACTGTTGATCGCCATCGCGGTCGGCAAGCTGTTCGGCTACGAGGGCAGCGTCATCGTCATCGCGAACAACGGTCCCGGTTTCTGCACCACCTCGCCCGCCGTCTTCGACTCGTTCAAGGCGGGCAATGTCAACGACGGCACCGGCATGGCGCCGATCTGCGTGCGGGTCAAGGACTTCAAGGCCGACTACCTGTCCAACGGCCAAGCCGAGATGTTCACCTCGAATATCGAATACCAGTCCGGCGACGATCTGCAGAGCAACACCTGGCGGGCCACCCAGATCCAGGTGAACCATCCGTTGCGGGTCGCGGGGGATCGCATCTATCTGCAGGGCCACGGTTTCGCGCCGAAGTTCACCGTCACCTTCCCGAACGGACAGACTCGCACCGAGTCGATCCAGTGGCGGCCGGACGACGCGATGACCTTCCTGTCCAGCGGGGTGCTGCGGATCGACCCGCCCGGCGGCATGTACGCCACCGACGAGGAACGCCGCAAGAACCAGATCGCCATCGAGGGGCTGTTCGCGCCGACCGCGCTGTTCCACGGCACCCTGATGACTTCGGCGTTTCCCGAGATGAACGATCCGGCCGTCGCCGTCGACATCTACCGTGGCGATACCGGATTGGACACCGGCAAGCCGCAGTCGCTGTTCGCGCTCGACCCCGAGCAGGTCAAGCAGGGGCGACTGAGCAAGGAGGCCAGGGTGAACCTGCGCCCCGGCGAGTCGACCAGCCTGCCCAACGGCACCAAGGTGACCTTCGACGGTGCAGAGGAATTCGTGAACCTGCAGGTGTCGCACGATCCGGCCCAGCAGTGGGTGCTGATCAGCGCGGTGACCATGATGGCGGGTCTGCTGGTCTCGTTGCTGGTGAAGCGCCGCCGGATCTGGGTCCGGGTCTATCCCGACGAGGACCGAGCCGGTACGTTGGGCAAACGACGCACCGTAGTAGAAATGGGCGGGCTTGCGCGGACCGATCAAGCGGGCTGGGGCAGCGAGTTCGACCGGCTACGCGCGCGCCTGCTCGACGCGCGGCCCGACTCGGCGGCCGCCGCGAAGACCACGGGAGAGTAG
- a CDS encoding cytochrome c biogenesis CcdA family protein yields MVLAAVGDSFQQTAASGPLLLALGACLLAGLVSFASPCVVPLVPGYLSYLAGLVGAEAPPATVAQAQGAQSGSVAVEAAKRDARAGRMRVAGAAGLFVAGFTVVFVLATATVFGVIQTLNVNRELLQRVGGVVTILMGLVFIGLVPALQRDTRMEPRRLTSIAGAPLLGGVFALGWTPCLGPTLSGVMAVAAGTDGTTAVRGVALIVAYCLGLGLPFVILAFGSASALRGVGWLRRNSRTIQVVGGMLLVAVGIALVTGMWDQFVSWVRDAFVSEVTLPI; encoded by the coding sequence ATGGTGCTTGCCGCCGTGGGGGATTCGTTCCAGCAGACGGCCGCCAGCGGACCGTTGCTGCTGGCGTTGGGGGCCTGCCTGCTGGCCGGACTGGTGTCGTTCGCTTCACCGTGTGTGGTGCCGCTGGTGCCGGGTTATCTGTCCTACCTCGCCGGGCTGGTCGGTGCCGAGGCGCCGCCCGCCACCGTCGCGCAAGCCCAAGGGGCCCAGTCGGGTTCGGTTGCCGTCGAGGCGGCCAAGCGCGACGCGCGTGCCGGACGGATGCGGGTGGCCGGTGCGGCGGGGCTTTTCGTCGCGGGATTCACCGTCGTGTTCGTGCTCGCCACCGCGACGGTTTTCGGCGTCATCCAGACCTTGAACGTGAATCGTGAACTGCTGCAACGCGTCGGCGGTGTGGTCACCATCCTGATGGGCCTGGTCTTCATCGGCCTGGTGCCCGCGTTGCAGCGCGACACCCGGATGGAACCGCGCAGGCTGACAAGCATCGCGGGCGCGCCGCTGCTCGGCGGCGTATTCGCGCTCGGCTGGACGCCATGCCTTGGCCCGACGCTGTCCGGCGTGATGGCGGTGGCCGCCGGCACCGACGGGACCACCGCGGTGCGCGGGGTGGCGCTCATCGTCGCCTACTGCCTCGGTCTCGGTCTGCCGTTCGTGATCCTGGCGTTCGGGTCCGCCAGCGCGTTGCGCGGTGTCGGCTGGCTGCGCCGCAATTCGCGAACCATTCAGGTCGTCGGGGGCATGCTGCTCGTCGCGGTCGGCATCGCGCTGGTCACCGGGATGTGGGACCAGTTCGTCAGCTGGGTGCGCGACGCGTTCGTTTCCGAGGTGACGTTGCCGATATGA
- a CDS encoding TlpA disulfide reductase family protein — protein sequence MNWSTPSVTPPAARAARRVVPALLACVALIAALAGCSSGKDAVASGGTFEFVSPGGKTEIFYDPPSSRGTIGKLAGPDLMTTGKTVSVADFPGKVVVLNLWGQWCGPCRAEAPALEKVYAATKDSGVAFLGINVRDPQQDKAQDFVVDNKVGYPSIYDPSMRTLLALGGNFPTSVIPTTLILDRQHRVAAVFLRSLLADDLQPIVQRIASEEAQ from the coding sequence ATGAACTGGTCCACCCCGTCCGTCACACCGCCCGCCGCGCGCGCTGCCCGGCGGGTAGTTCCGGCTCTGCTGGCGTGCGTGGCATTGATCGCCGCGCTCGCCGGCTGCTCGAGCGGTAAGGACGCGGTGGCCTCCGGCGGCACCTTCGAATTCGTCTCACCCGGCGGCAAAACCGAGATCTTCTACGACCCGCCGAGCTCGCGCGGCACCATCGGCAAGCTGGCCGGACCCGATCTGATGACCACGGGCAAGACCGTCTCGGTGGCCGATTTCCCCGGCAAGGTCGTCGTCCTCAACCTGTGGGGCCAGTGGTGCGGTCCCTGCCGCGCCGAGGCGCCCGCGCTCGAAAAGGTCTACGCGGCAACGAAAGACAGCGGCGTCGCCTTCCTCGGCATCAACGTCCGTGACCCGCAGCAGGACAAGGCGCAGGACTTCGTCGTCGACAACAAGGTCGGCTACCCGTCCATCTATGACCCGTCCATGCGCACCCTGCTCGCACTCGGTGGCAATTTCCCGACCAGCGTCATTCCCACCACCCTGATCCTGGATCGTCAGCACCGCGTCGCCGCGGTGTTCCTGCGCTCGTTGCTGGCCGACGATCTGCAACCGATCGTTCAAAGAATCGCCTCGGAGGAAGCACAGTGA
- a CDS encoding histidine phosphatase family protein: protein MPNAASAEQRVHDAGTAPVETIVHVLRHGEVHNPNGILYGRLPGFSLSVTGRSQAGAVARALTDHDIAVVIASPLQRAQETAEPIATQHHLIVRTDENLIEAGNTFEGLRVSVGDGALRKPRHWWKLRDPFTPSWGEPYLQIAHRMLAAVNKARVEAAGREAVLVSHQLPVWTLRRFLQGQRLWHDPRQRQCSLASLTSLVYQGDTLVDIVYSEPAGGSDPSVHGA from the coding sequence ATGCCGAACGCCGCCAGCGCGGAACAGCGAGTGCACGATGCCGGCACCGCGCCCGTGGAGACGATCGTGCACGTGCTGCGGCACGGTGAGGTGCACAACCCGAACGGGATTCTCTACGGCAGGCTGCCCGGGTTCAGCCTGTCGGTGACCGGCCGGTCGCAGGCGGGCGCCGTCGCGCGCGCGCTGACCGATCACGACATCGCCGTGGTCATCGCCTCGCCGCTGCAGCGGGCCCAGGAGACCGCGGAACCCATTGCCACGCAACATCATCTGATCGTGCGAACCGATGAGAACCTGATCGAGGCGGGCAACACCTTCGAGGGTCTGCGGGTCTCCGTCGGTGACGGCGCGCTGCGCAAGCCACGACACTGGTGGAAGCTGCGCGATCCGTTCACCCCGTCCTGGGGCGAGCCGTACCTGCAGATCGCGCACCGGATGCTGGCCGCGGTGAACAAGGCACGCGTCGAGGCGGCCGGGCGCGAGGCGGTGCTGGTGTCGCATCAGCTGCCGGTCTGGACGCTGCGCCGGTTCCTGCAGGGGCAGCGGCTCTGGCACGACCCGCGGCAGCGGCAGTGCTCGCTCGCGTCGCTGACGTCGCTGGTCTACCAGGGCGACACTCTCGTCGACATCGTTTACTCCGAGCCCGCGGGTGGTTCGGACCCCTCGGTACACGGCGCATGA